One region of Rhodocaloribacter litoris genomic DNA includes:
- a CDS encoding TRAP transporter small permease: MKKLAAIVDRIVEVLLVLLMAVMVVVVSWQVATRYLLNDPSSITEELATYLLIWISLIGAAYALRRRAHLGIDILVRSMSPKKRRIAAYAGLAAVALFALLVLVGGGIRIVYVTLALKQISAALRVPIGYVYLVLPLSGLLMTFYALVAATEIRRGEVPPSGEEDRVPVPPID; encoded by the coding sequence ATGAAGAAGCTCGCCGCAATCGTAGACCGGATCGTGGAGGTCCTGCTGGTCCTGCTCATGGCCGTGATGGTGGTCGTGGTGTCGTGGCAGGTGGCCACGCGCTACCTGCTCAACGATCCCAGTTCCATCACGGAAGAGCTGGCGACCTACCTGCTCATCTGGATTTCCCTGATCGGGGCGGCTTATGCCCTGCGCCGGCGGGCCCACCTCGGCATCGATATTCTGGTGCGGTCCATGTCGCCGAAGAAACGCCGGATAGCAGCCTATGCCGGGCTCGCGGCGGTGGCACTCTTTGCGCTGCTCGTCCTCGTGGGAGGCGGTATCCGGATCGTGTACGTGACGCTGGCGCTGAAACAGATCTCGGCGGCCCTTCGCGTGCCCATCGGATACGTGTACCTCGTGCTCCCGCTCAGCGGTCTGCTCATGACGTTCTATGCCCTCGTGGCGGCGACCGAGATCCGCCGCGGCGAAGTGCCGCCCTCCGGGGAGGAGGACCGTGTCCCGGTTCCTCCCATCGACTGA
- a CDS encoding TRAP transporter substrate-binding protein, producing the protein MRMLHLSAVLLVVMLAGCTVREEVVVLRLAHVLATDHPVHLGMARFGERLEALSGGTMRVEIYPNGQLGSERETIELLQLGTLDLAKVSAAVVENFVPEMGVFSLPYLFDDADHLWRVLNGPIGKEILLAGEPYRIRGLCYYDAGFRSFYVRDRAVQAPEDLQGLKIRVMRSNLSIRTINLLGGNATPLAYGEIYTALQQGVVDGAENNPPNFYGSKHYEVSRYYILDEHSAPPDVLLISTWRWNQLSAQQRAWIEEAIEESVAYQRELWEEATAAALAAVEEAGITVIQPDKTPFRQAVAPLYEDLKGTELGRWAERIRALATAPAGKAAARDTLSTNGSDS; encoded by the coding sequence ATGCGGATGCTTCATCTGAGCGCGGTGCTGCTCGTCGTCATGCTGGCCGGCTGCACGGTGCGGGAGGAGGTCGTCGTCCTGCGCCTGGCGCACGTGCTGGCGACCGATCACCCCGTCCATCTCGGCATGGCTCGCTTCGGTGAACGCCTGGAAGCGCTCTCGGGCGGGACCATGCGGGTCGAGATCTATCCCAACGGCCAGCTCGGCTCCGAGCGCGAGACCATCGAGCTGCTGCAACTGGGCACGCTCGACCTCGCCAAAGTCTCCGCCGCCGTCGTCGAAAACTTCGTCCCCGAGATGGGGGTCTTCAGCCTGCCCTATCTGTTCGACGATGCCGATCATCTGTGGCGGGTGCTGAACGGCCCCATCGGCAAGGAAATCCTGCTGGCCGGGGAGCCCTACCGCATCCGGGGGCTGTGCTACTACGATGCCGGCTTTCGTTCCTTCTACGTGAGGGACCGTGCCGTGCAGGCGCCCGAAGACCTTCAGGGGCTGAAGATCCGGGTGATGCGCAGCAACCTGTCTATCCGGACGATCAACCTGCTCGGGGGCAATGCCACGCCGCTCGCCTACGGGGAGATTTACACGGCGCTTCAGCAGGGCGTCGTCGATGGGGCTGAGAACAACCCGCCCAACTTCTACGGCTCCAAGCACTACGAGGTCAGCCGGTATTACATCCTCGATGAGCACTCTGCACCACCCGACGTCCTGCTCATTTCGACCTGGCGGTGGAACCAGCTGTCGGCGCAGCAGCGCGCCTGGATCGAGGAGGCCATCGAAGAATCCGTCGCCTACCAGCGGGAGCTCTGGGAAGAGGCGACGGCGGCGGCGCTGGCTGCCGTCGAGGAGGCCGGCATCACGGTGATCCAACCGGACAAGACGCCGTTCCGGCAGGCCGTCGCCCCGCTGTACGAGGACCTGAAGGGCACCGAACTCGGCCGGTGGGCAGAACGGATCCGTGCGCTGGCGACCGCACCCGCCGGCAAAGCCGCCGCGCGCGATACCCTTTCCACCAACGGCTCTGATTCCTGA
- a CDS encoding TRAP transporter large permease — MALAVVILLVTFLVLLALDVPVAFCIGLATLFSMFAMVDFIPAISTVAQRVATGLDSFTLLAIPFFILAGNIMGRGGIAHRLIALARALVGSLPGGLAFVNVIANMLFGAISGSAIASAVAIGGVMHPRMVRSGYGAGYSAAVNVTSATTGLVIPPSNVLIIYSLASGGVSVAALFVAGYLPGLLMGMALMIVAGVVAYRRGFRTDERVPLTEVARRLLDALPSLGLIIVVIGGIVAGIFTATEAAAIAVLYALVLSVGIYREIRLRELFDVLLHSVVTTAVVMLLIATSMALSWALSFERIPQEVGEALVSVSENPVVLLLLVNVMLLLVGTFMDMTPAILIFTPIFLPVAVQMGVDPVHFGILMVVNLCIGLCTPPVGTVLFAGCSVAGVPVSGIVRPLLPLYIALLLALLIVTFVPALTLWLPGVFGL; from the coding sequence ATGGCTCTCGCTGTCGTCATTCTCCTCGTTACGTTCCTCGTCCTGCTCGCGCTCGACGTGCCGGTGGCGTTCTGCATCGGGCTGGCGACCCTCTTCTCGATGTTTGCCATGGTGGATTTCATCCCGGCCATCAGCACCGTGGCGCAGCGCGTGGCGACGGGACTCGACTCGTTCACGTTGCTGGCCATTCCCTTCTTCATTCTGGCCGGCAACATCATGGGGCGGGGCGGCATTGCACATCGTCTCATTGCCCTGGCCCGGGCCCTCGTGGGGAGCCTGCCCGGCGGGCTCGCTTTCGTCAACGTCATCGCGAACATGCTCTTCGGTGCCATCAGCGGAAGTGCCATCGCCTCGGCCGTGGCTATCGGGGGTGTGATGCATCCGCGGATGGTCAGGAGCGGGTACGGCGCCGGCTACAGCGCGGCCGTGAACGTCACGAGCGCCACGACGGGCCTGGTGATCCCGCCCAGCAACGTGCTGATCATCTATTCGCTGGCCTCGGGCGGCGTCTCCGTGGCCGCCCTGTTCGTGGCGGGGTACCTCCCTGGCCTGCTCATGGGGATGGCGCTCATGATCGTGGCCGGCGTCGTGGCCTACCGGCGCGGCTTCCGTACCGATGAGCGCGTCCCCCTCACCGAGGTGGCGCGCCGGCTGCTGGATGCGCTCCCGAGCCTCGGTCTCATCATCGTCGTCATCGGAGGGATCGTCGCGGGCATCTTTACCGCCACCGAGGCGGCTGCCATCGCGGTGCTGTACGCTCTTGTGCTTTCGGTGGGCATTTATCGAGAGATCCGTCTCCGCGAGCTGTTCGACGTGTTGTTGCACTCGGTCGTGACGACCGCCGTCGTCATGCTCCTCATTGCCACGAGCATGGCGCTTTCGTGGGCGCTCTCCTTCGAGCGGATTCCGCAGGAGGTGGGGGAAGCGCTGGTTTCCGTGAGTGAGAACCCGGTCGTGTTGCTCCTGCTCGTCAACGTGATGCTCCTGTTGGTCGGGACGTTCATGGACATGACGCCGGCCATTCTCATCTTCACGCCCATTTTCTTGCCGGTAGCTGTGCAGATGGGCGTGGATCCCGTGCATTTCGGCATTCTCATGGTGGTGAACCTGTGCATCGGGCTGTGCACGCCCCCGGTAGGGACGGTTCTCTTTGCCGGGTGCAGCGTGGCCGGTGTGCCCGTGAGCGGGATCGTCCGGCCCCTGCTACCTCTGTACATAGCGCTCCTGCTCGCCCTCCTGATTGTGACCTTCGTACCGGCGCTGACGCTCTGGCTCCCCGGCGTATTCGGGCTATGA
- a CDS encoding heparinase II/III domain-containing protein, producing the protein MRVLCILVGFAFAVVPSIRAQSEYETYTGFSVPTEAVLPGAEVHPSLWFTADEIAVVKARWNHPAYADLVAEITSDISSFKSRNPASTDPSDRPRMAKTLAFAWIVNGDLIALVKAMETLGLAYENVPQEVGSDTFDGEYDEIYRATWLQNYCAAYDWLYDRLTPEMEAKVRARLVAEAELLYAHMNSYAPRPHNHRSKPAYALGTAALTLSDHPDAAAWLSFALDRQNTVTRYMFSEDGVYREGSHYYVFTLVNAIPFLWHYRNVAGVDLFPYYQPAFEWPLRIRNGRGWMPNLEDGFMKPAPTHTVAAAYRDAPTALHGTAPLGELLQWNWATTSFFTQNYTGATNDVTWEIDVLLTWDADLPATAPDASPTQIVGSGQVAFRSGWAGDDVRYLLFHGVASADNHDHPDHLSYVLDAEGTPLAVDAGYGPAGFSDDRRSWYTSAQAHNTVTVNGFPLIDYDNTQNEGPHLLHALDTPGYDFAEMEAPSNGVAGGAEVRRGIAFPNERFWVVYDIGTSANTASYQVHLHGRGALTRDGTRMTWTAPADTYGRGGRLHAAFVGNGPLIVDETSRWTSLYWGHEEAQTYVSVRQSGTAPVFLHVLYPTPVEAPAPQVTDLSADGIVSAEIVEDDGATTNVAVQRDPAFRTAGPLGTDAAFAWVGHMDGAVRRFAVTEGHRVNWEGQDLLQATLALTAAVDRSDAAHQRLYLEPFEGEAGITLQVGADPIVGVTLNGEPIPYDELGDGRVHFSVNGSVFQETGVVLIETGTDTGVETPAGAGQALRIEGPFPNPSRGATHLRLFLPEPGHVRVTAYDLLGRRLAVLADGYRPRGVSVISWEAGVSGGGLPAGPYFIEVLTKRARVYVRGVML; encoded by the coding sequence ATGCGTGTTCTTTGTATTCTCGTCGGGTTTGCCTTTGCCGTCGTGCCTTCCATCCGGGCGCAGAGCGAGTACGAAACCTATACGGGCTTTTCGGTGCCGACCGAGGCCGTGCTTCCCGGTGCGGAGGTGCATCCGTCGCTGTGGTTCACGGCCGACGAGATCGCGGTCGTGAAGGCCCGGTGGAACCATCCGGCCTATGCCGACCTGGTCGCGGAGATCACGAGCGACATTAGCAGCTTCAAAAGCCGGAATCCCGCCAGCACCGATCCCAGCGACCGGCCCCGGATGGCCAAGACCCTCGCGTTTGCCTGGATCGTCAACGGCGACCTCATCGCCCTGGTCAAGGCGATGGAAACGCTCGGGCTGGCCTACGAGAACGTGCCCCAGGAAGTGGGTTCGGATACGTTCGACGGCGAATATGATGAGATCTACCGGGCCACGTGGCTGCAGAATTACTGCGCCGCCTATGACTGGCTCTACGACCGGCTCACGCCGGAGATGGAGGCGAAGGTCCGGGCACGGCTCGTCGCCGAGGCCGAGTTGCTCTACGCCCACATGAACAGTTACGCCCCGCGCCCGCACAACCACCGCTCGAAGCCGGCCTATGCCCTCGGCACCGCCGCGCTAACGCTTTCCGACCACCCGGACGCGGCGGCCTGGCTGTCGTTCGCGCTCGATCGCCAGAACACGGTCACGCGCTACATGTTCAGCGAAGACGGGGTCTACCGCGAGGGATCGCACTATTACGTGTTCACCCTCGTCAATGCGATCCCGTTCCTCTGGCACTACCGCAACGTGGCGGGCGTGGATCTTTTCCCCTATTACCAGCCGGCCTTCGAGTGGCCCCTGCGCATCCGGAACGGGCGCGGCTGGATGCCCAACCTGGAGGACGGTTTCATGAAGCCTGCGCCCACCCATACCGTGGCCGCTGCCTACCGGGACGCGCCCACCGCGCTGCACGGCACGGCACCGCTGGGCGAACTGCTCCAGTGGAACTGGGCGACGACGTCTTTCTTCACGCAGAACTACACCGGCGCCACGAACGACGTGACCTGGGAGATCGACGTCCTGCTGACCTGGGATGCCGACCTCCCGGCGACGGCGCCGGATGCTTCGCCCACCCAGATCGTCGGCAGCGGGCAGGTGGCCTTCCGCAGCGGCTGGGCGGGCGATGACGTCCGGTATCTCCTCTTTCACGGCGTCGCCTCGGCCGATAACCACGATCACCCGGACCACCTTTCCTACGTCCTCGATGCCGAAGGCACCCCGCTCGCCGTCGATGCCGGCTACGGCCCCGCCGGCTTCAGCGATGATCGGCGCTCCTGGTATACCTCGGCGCAGGCGCACAACACCGTTACGGTCAATGGTTTTCCGCTGATCGACTACGACAACACGCAGAACGAGGGGCCGCACCTCCTGCACGCGCTCGACACGCCCGGCTACGACTTTGCCGAGATGGAGGCGCCGAGCAACGGGGTGGCGGGAGGGGCCGAGGTCCGGCGCGGCATCGCCTTCCCGAACGAGCGCTTCTGGGTGGTCTACGACATCGGCACCTCGGCGAACACGGCCAGCTATCAGGTGCATCTGCACGGGCGGGGCGCGCTCACCCGCGACGGCACGCGCATGACGTGGACGGCCCCGGCCGACACCTACGGCCGGGGCGGCCGCCTCCATGCCGCCTTCGTAGGCAATGGTCCCCTCATTGTGGATGAGACGAGCCGGTGGACGAGCCTGTACTGGGGCCACGAGGAAGCACAGACCTACGTCTCCGTCCGGCAGTCCGGCACGGCGCCGGTGTTTCTGCACGTGCTCTACCCCACCCCGGTGGAGGCCCCGGCGCCGCAGGTCACCGACCTCAGCGCCGACGGGATCGTCAGCGCGGAGATCGTGGAAGACGACGGGGCCACCACGAACGTGGCCGTCCAGCGTGATCCCGCGTTCCGCACGGCCGGACCGCTCGGGACCGACGCCGCGTTTGCCTGGGTGGGGCACATGGACGGCGCGGTCCGCCGGTTTGCCGTCACCGAAGGGCACCGGGTGAACTGGGAAGGCCAGGATCTGCTGCAGGCAACGCTTGCGCTGACGGCGGCGGTGGACCGCTCGGATGCAGCACACCAGAGGCTGTATCTGGAGCCCTTTGAGGGGGAAGCCGGCATCACCCTGCAGGTAGGAGCAGACCCGATCGTCGGTGTGACCCTGAACGGCGAGCCGATTCCGTATGACGAACTGGGTGACGGGCGTGTGCACTTCAGCGTCAACGGTAGTGTCTTCCAGGAGACCGGTGTAGTCCTCATTGAAACCGGGACCGACACGGGCGTGGAGACTCCCGCCGGAGCAGGGCAGGCCCTCCGTATCGAGGGGCCTTTTCCCAACCCGTCGCGGGGGGCCACGCACCTGCGTCTGTTCCTGCCGGAGCCGGGGCACGTGCGCGTCACGGCGTACGATCTGCTGGGGCGGCGCCTGGCTGTACTGGCGGACGGATACCGACCCCGTGGTGTGTCGGTGATCTCGTGGGAGGCCGGGGTGTCGGGCGGTGGTTTGCCGGCGGGGCCGTATTTCATCGAAGTCTTGACGAAACGGGCGCGGGTCTACGTCCGGGGGGTGATGCTCTGA